The Caldibacillus debilis DSM 16016 genome includes a window with the following:
- a CDS encoding CDP-glycerol glycerophosphotransferase family protein — translation MAEAAMAREILIEIYLAFFKAVFALFKWLPLQEKVTFVVSFKANPLAVYKEMERLNFPGKVVFLCKGNCYRSVKNTVKEKVYRIESNHLFHELAGIYHLATSKAIIVDNYYGFLAAASFKKGVECIQIWHAAGAVKTFGLKDKTIRNRSKRALKRFKKVYKQFHKVVVGSEEFGKIFQEAFQLSEANILPTGVPRTDFFYDRERHEEIRKDFYRKYPELKGKKIVLYAPTYRDYEEERALSLDVGRLYERWKGEYALLIRLHPSVQDRLDFDDYKGFAYDFSRYPEINDLLVITDYLVSDYSSVPFEYAILEKPMVFFPYDLEKYERERGLWKKYEELVPGPIVRSTEELIACIENDSFDREKIRAFKETWNAYSQGFSSRNLVLYLSDSLALPQVQKRGMETTPL, via the coding sequence TTGGCTGAAGCGGCGATGGCAAGGGAGATCTTGATCGAAATCTACCTGGCTTTTTTCAAAGCCGTTTTTGCCCTTTTCAAGTGGCTTCCCCTGCAAGAAAAGGTGACCTTTGTCGTATCCTTTAAAGCGAATCCCCTGGCGGTCTATAAAGAAATGGAACGGTTAAATTTCCCAGGAAAAGTGGTTTTCCTTTGCAAAGGAAACTGTTACCGCTCCGTGAAAAATACGGTGAAGGAAAAGGTTTACCGAATCGAGTCGAACCATTTGTTCCATGAACTGGCTGGGATCTACCATCTCGCCACCTCAAAAGCGATCATCGTCGACAATTATTACGGTTTTTTGGCGGCGGCCTCCTTTAAAAAAGGGGTAGAGTGCATTCAGATTTGGCATGCCGCCGGGGCCGTGAAGACCTTCGGCTTGAAGGACAAGACGATCCGAAATCGGTCAAAGCGCGCGTTGAAAAGATTCAAAAAGGTTTACAAGCAATTTCATAAAGTGGTCGTCGGCTCGGAGGAATTCGGGAAAATATTCCAGGAAGCCTTCCAGCTTTCCGAAGCGAACATCCTGCCCACCGGCGTCCCGCGGACGGACTTTTTTTATGACCGGGAACGGCATGAAGAAATCCGGAAGGATTTTTACCGGAAATATCCCGAATTAAAAGGAAAGAAAATCGTCTTGTACGCCCCCACTTACCGGGATTATGAGGAAGAAAGAGCTCTCTCCCTAGACGTCGGCCGTTTGTATGAACGCTGGAAAGGGGAATACGCCCTGCTGATCCGGCTGCATCCCTCCGTACAAGACCGGCTGGATTTCGACGATTACAAAGGATTCGCCTACGATTTTTCCCGCTATCCGGAGATCAATGACCTGCTGGTAATCACCGATTATTTGGTTTCCGACTATTCTTCGGTTCCTTTTGAATATGCCATCCTGGAAAAGCCGATGGTCTTTTTCCCTTACGACCTGGAAAAATATGAAAGGGAAAGGGGCCTGTGGAAAAAATATGAGGAATTGGTTCCCGGGCCGATCGTCCGGTCCACGGAGGAGCTGATCGCCTGCATTGAGAACGATTCCTTTGACAGGGAAAAGATCAGGGCATTTAAAGAAACATGGAACGCCTATTCCCAAGGTTTTTCCAGCCGGAATCTCGTCCTGTACCTGTCCGATTCCCTGGCGCTCCCGCAAGTCCAGAAACGGGGCATGGAAACGACGCCGCTTTAA
- a CDS encoding GntR family transcriptional regulator, whose translation MTVNFNNREPVYVQIIRYFKEQIAKGVFEPGQEIPSRRELAHWLKVNPNTVQRAYKEMENQGLIFTEGNLPSRVTRDEKILRSVREELIMEAVHAFVSTVQSINVPVEEAVALVREFYGKTGEKEGDRNDRSEKY comes from the coding sequence ATGACAGTGAATTTCAATAATCGGGAACCGGTATATGTCCAAATCATCCGGTATTTCAAGGAACAGATCGCCAAAGGGGTTTTTGAGCCGGGGCAGGAAATCCCGTCCAGAAGGGAGCTTGCCCATTGGTTGAAGGTCAATCCAAATACGGTGCAAAGGGCGTATAAGGAAATGGAAAATCAAGGATTAATTTTTACCGAAGGAAATTTGCCAAGCCGAGTCACCAGGGACGAGAAAATTTTGCGGTCGGTGCGGGAGGAGCTCATAATGGAGGCGGTCCACGCCTTCGTATCCACCGTCCAATCGATCAATGTCCCGGTCGAGGAGGCGGTCGCGCTGGTCAGGGAATTTTACGGGAAAACGGGAGAGAAAGAGGGGGACCGGAATGATCGAAGTGAAAAATATTAA
- a CDS encoding glycosyltransferase family 4 protein, with protein MALSFLASFVISLVLTPFMIFLAKRWKIVDRPNERKVHQHEIPLLGGLAIYLGFLVSILFLQPSHPVHFPLLLAGLVILITGLIDDKYSIPAWQKLAGQFIAATIIIFFGDITVTYINVPWGGVLEFGIFSIPITYLWIIGVTNAINLIDGLDGLSAGVSAIALLAMSGMAFIMEDAYVFSMAVLLVGSILGFLPYNFYPAKIFMGDTGALFLGFMISVLSLLGFKNITFISFIVPILILGVPLSDTIFAIIRRIVHKKPISKPDRSHLHHCLLNLGFTHRQTVIIIYAISSLFALFAFIFSMTTVWGSILLLAIVIVSLEIFIEKIGLISQSYKPLLRIFEGLRDFGRSRNR; from the coding sequence ATGGCCCTTTCGTTTTTGGCAAGCTTCGTGATTTCATTGGTTTTGACGCCGTTCATGATATTCCTGGCCAAAAGATGGAAAATCGTTGACCGCCCGAACGAAAGAAAGGTGCATCAACATGAAATCCCGTTGCTGGGCGGCCTGGCGATCTATCTCGGTTTTTTGGTTTCCATCCTTTTTTTGCAGCCTTCCCATCCGGTCCATTTTCCGCTTTTGCTCGCCGGCCTCGTCATACTCATTACGGGGCTGATCGATGATAAATATTCCATCCCGGCGTGGCAAAAGCTGGCCGGCCAATTCATCGCCGCAACCATCATCATTTTTTTCGGCGACATTACCGTTACCTATATTAACGTTCCGTGGGGAGGCGTTTTGGAATTCGGCATCTTCAGCATTCCGATCACCTATTTATGGATCATCGGCGTGACGAATGCCATCAATTTGATCGACGGATTGGACGGCCTTTCCGCGGGCGTTTCCGCCATCGCCCTGCTCGCCATGAGCGGCATGGCCTTCATCATGGAAGATGCTTACGTTTTTTCCATGGCCGTTCTTCTCGTCGGCAGCATCCTCGGGTTTCTGCCTTACAATTTTTATCCGGCAAAGATCTTCATGGGCGACACAGGGGCCCTTTTTCTCGGTTTTATGATCTCCGTCTTGTCGTTGTTGGGATTTAAAAACATCACCTTCATTTCCTTCATTGTGCCGATACTGATTCTGGGGGTTCCGCTTTCAGATACGATCTTTGCGATCATCCGGCGGATCGTCCACAAAAAGCCGATCAGCAAGCCGGACCGGTCCCATCTGCACCATTGCCTGCTGAATCTCGGCTTTACCCACCGGCAGACGGTGATCATCATTTATGCCATCAGTTCCCTGTTTGCCCTGTTCGCGTTCATCTTCTCGATGACGACCGTTTGGGGATCGATCCTGCTGTTGGCCATCGTGATCGTTTCCCTCGAGATTTTCATTGAGAAAATCGGCCTCATCAGCCAGAGCTACAAGCCGCTATTAAGGATATTCGAAGGATTGCGGGATTTCGGCCGTTCCCGGAACCGGTAA
- a CDS encoding helix-turn-helix domain-containing protein, with amino-acid sequence MSKKELKRYKVISQWIEGYITGKQAAELLSLSLRQVYRLKKRVLEEDENGVIHKNRGRKPAHALSEDIRQK; translated from the coding sequence TTGAGCAAAAAAGAATTGAAGCGTTACAAAGTGATTAGTCAATGGATCGAAGGGTATATCACGGGAAAACAAGCTGCCGAATTGTTATCGCTAAGTCTTCGTCAGGTTTATCGCCTCAAAAAACGAGTCCTTGAGGAGGATGAAAACGGAGTCATTCACAAAAACCGGGGGCGAAAACCTGCACATGCCTTATCCGAAGACATCCGGCAAAAAAT